The genomic stretch TATTATTTGCCCCCGTTGAGGGCGCAACAGCTTGAATTATATAAACATGCAAAAGACCGGGCAAGGAGCGAACTCCTGGCCCGGTGACTCGCCTGATTGCAAATTATAGGTCGATCTGCATGGATCGTCGCATTGCGACGTTGCCGGTGCGGGCGATTTCCTTGATACCGAAACGGGTGAGCAGGTTGATGATCGCGCTGATCTTTCCCTGGTCTCCCGTGACCTCAATGGTCAGTTCGTCAACGCTCACGTCTACAACCTTGCACCTGAAGATGTCAACAATACGCAGGATCTCCGCCCGTTTTGAATCTTCGGCATTGACCTTGAGCAGGACCATTTCCCGTTCAACCGAATGCAGCTCGGTAAGATCCTTCACTTTAATGGTGGGGACCAATTTCCGGAGCTGCTTGACGATCTGCTCGATGATGGAGTCGTCGCCCTCGGCCACAATGGTCATGAGGGAGACCCCCTTTTCCAGGGTCGGGGCCACGTTCAGGGAGTAGATGTTGAAGCCGCGTCCGGAAAAGAGCCCGGCCACGCGGGACAGGACGCCCGGCTCGTTTTCAACCATTACGGAAAGAGTGTGTTTGCTCATCACGGCCTCCTAAACCAGCAGCATCTCGGTCAGCGACGCTCCGGCCGGGACCATGGGGTAGACATTTTCTTCTTTTTCCACGCGGATATCCACGATGACCGGCTTGTCCACCGCAAACGCCTCGCGCAAGGTCTTCTCGACGTCCTTCTTCTCGGTCACGCGATAGCCTGCGGCTCCGTAGGCCTCGGCCAGCTTGACGAAGTCGGGCTGGGCGTCCATGCAGGTGGCGCAGTAATTCTTGTCGTAGAAAAGCTCCTGCCACTGCCGGACCATGCCGAGATAACCGTTGTTGAGAATGACGATCTTGACCGGCAGTTTGTTGCACACGGCGGTCATCATCTCCTGGATGCACATCTGTATGGAGCCGTCCCCGGCGATGTCGATGACCAGCTTGTCTGGGAAGGCCCTCTGCGCGCCCAGGGCCGCCGGAAAGCCGTATCCCATGGTGCCGAGACCGCCCGAGGTCAGCAATGTGTTGGGCCGGGTGTATTTGAAGAATTGGGCAGCCCACATCTGGTTCTGCCCCACTTCCGTGGCGATGATGGCGTCGCCCTTGGTTATTTCATAAATCTTTTCGACCACGAACTGGGGCTTGATGCTGTCGGAGTCGTCCTTGTAGGTCAGCGGATGCTCCTTGGCCCAGCCCTGAACCATGTCCACCCAGGGCTTAT from Desulfovibrio sp. Fe33 encodes the following:
- the ilvN gene encoding acetolactate synthase small subunit, with amino-acid sequence MSKHTLSVMVENEPGVLSRVAGLFSGRGFNIYSLNVAPTLEKGVSLMTIVAEGDDSIIEQIVKQLRKLVPTIKVKDLTELHSVEREMVLLKVNAEDSKRAEILRIVDIFRCKVVDVSVDELTIEVTGDQGKISAIINLLTRFGIKEIARTGNVAMRRSMQIDL